The Thioclava sp. GXIMD4216 genome contains the following window.
CGCATGGCCGGAAAATCGCGCGCCCGTATCACCCTCGACCATGTGCTGCCCAATATCTCGGGCCAGATCATCGCGGAACTCTCGATCCAGACTGGGCTGGCCATTCTGGCCGAGGCGGGGCTGAGCTTTCTGGGCATGGGCAGCCCGCCCCCGACCCCAAGCTGGGGCCGGATGCTGTCCGACGCCCAGACCTATCTCACGCAGGCCCCGCATCTGGTACTGGCACCGGGGCTTGCCATCGCGCTTGCGGTGCTGGGGCTCAACCTGCTGGGCGACGGCATCCGCCACCGGCTTGATGCAAAAGGGCGGGCGTGATGCTCCATATCGACAACCTGTCCATCCGCTTTGGCGATGTCTGCGCCACACACCGGATCTCGCTCTCGGTCGCCAAAGGCGAAACCCTTGGCATTGTCGGGGAATCCGGCTCGGGAAAATCCATGCTGGCTCTGGCAACCATCGGCCTGTTGCCCGCCAAAGCCCGCGCGACGGGGCGCATCCTGTTTGACGGCACCGACCTTCTGGGCCTGCCCGACAAGGCCCTTGATGCCTATCGCGGCGCACGTATCGGCATGATCTTTCAGGAACCGATGAGCGCGCTCAATCCCGCCATGACCATCGGGCGGCAGATCACCGAAGGCATGCGCCTGAGCGGCCTGTCCCGCGCCGCCGCCCGCAGCCATGCGCTCGGGCTGCTCGACCGCGTGCAGATCCCGCAAAGCCGCGCCCGCAGCTACCCGCATGAACTGTCCGGCGGGCAGCGCCAGCGCGTCTGCATCGCCATCGCCCTTGCCCGCCAGCCGGACCTGCTGATCGCGGACGAACCGACCACCGCGCTGGACACCACCGTGCAGGCCGACATCCTCGACCTGCTGGACAGCCTGCGCCGCGAATTCGGCCTGACCATGCTCTTCATCTCGCATGATCTGGGCGTTATCAACCGCATAGCCGACCGCGTGATGGTGATGTATCGCGGCACCCATGTCGAAACCGGCCCCACCGCGCAGGTGCTGCACGCCCCCGCACAAGACTATACAAAACGCCTGATCGCCGCCCTGCCCCGCCGCCAGCCCCCCCGCCAGCCCCAGCCCCGCCGCACCGCGGCCCCGCAAAGCCCCGCCTCATGACCCTGCTGCGCCTGCATCGCCTGACCCGCCATTACGGCGAGACGCCCGCGCTCAGCGCGGTAGACCTGCAGCTTGCGCAGGGCGAGATCCTCGGGCTGGTGGGGGCGTCCGGCTCGGGCAAATCGACGCTGGCGCGGATCGTCATGGCGCTCGATTCCCCCAGCTCGGGCGAGGTGCATCTGGCGGGTCGCAATCTCTTCGCCCTGCCGCCCAAGGCCCTCAGGGCCGCGCGCGCCGATATGCAGATGGTCTTCCAGGACCCCTATAGCTCGCTCGATCCGCGCCGCAAGATCGGCACCAGCGTGGCCGAACCGCTGCATCTGCGCCCCCTGCCCCGCGCCGAACGCAATGCCCGCATCGCGCAGGCCCTGACCGAGGTCGGGCTGGCCCCCGAAGATGCCGAGAAATACCCCCACCAGTTTTCCGGTGGCCAGCGGCAGCGCATCGCCATTGCCCGCGCCCTGATCCTGCGCCCGAAACTGCTGGTCGCGGACGAACCCACCTCGGCCCTCGATCTGGCCGTGCAGGCCCAGATCCTCGACCTGCTGCGCCACCTGCGCGACAGCCACGGCCTTGCCATCCTGCTGGTCACCCATAACCTTGCTGTGGTGGAGGCGCTCTGCGACCGCGTGGCGGTGATGCAGGCGGGGCGCATCGTGGAAACCGGCCCGACCGCGCAGGTGCTGGAGGCCCCGACCCACCCCTATACGCAACGGCTCATGGCCGCAGAACTGCCCCTAACGCCCTGATCCTGTGCCGAATCGGAGCCGTTTTCGGGCCGGTTCGGCACCCCAAAGCCCTCAAAAGCACCCGTTTACAGGAGTACCGTAAACAGGTGCCAAATGGCCAGCCCCACGCCATAGGTGCCCATATGCAGGAGCCAGAAAGCAAAAGGGCCGCCCCTCCGGCAGCCCCCTGAAGCACCCGTTTACAGGACGGATCTATTGCGGGCTTTCCAACCAGTAGGCCAGCTTCGCCAGCAGCGCATCGACCATTTCCCCATCCACTGGCCCACCCTCGATCCGGATCGACCAGCCCGATTGCTCCGGCACAGAGCGCAGCGTGACCCCGCTTGTCAGCTTGCGCACCTCCCGCGCCTTCTCGGCCCGTGGCGCAGGCTTTTTCGGGCGGCCTCCGCGCGCAGGGTCGGCCTCGACCGGCTCAAGCTGGGCCAGCGCCTCCTGCACCATCTCCGCCTCGTCCGCGGCGCTCTCCGGCTCTCTCTGCGCCAGCAGATCGCGCAGCCGCGCCTCCGCCCCGCCGCGCAATGCCGCGGCCAGTTTCAGCCCGTCACGCTCCTTCATCATCTCGGGGAAGCGCAGCATATCGCCCAGCTCTTCGAAGATCAGCGCGAAAGACCGGATTTTCGACCGCTTGCCTTTCGATGCCATCGGAAACAGCGCATCCACCGCCGCCTCCACATTGATAAACGCGCCCTGCTGGCTGGCAATCACGGCAATCCGGCCCCGTTCGAAATGGCTAAGATTTGCGCGGATCTCGTTTTCCTCGATCATCGCGGCAAAGGTGCCGCCCATCGCCTCGGGGTCGCGCAAGACGGCACGGATCGTTGCGTATTGCGGCTTGTCGGTCAGCTCCTGCAACGCCTGCACAGCGCGCAAACGTCGATACCCCGACAACAGCCCATAACGGAAACCACGCCCGTCCTCGGCCAGCGGATAGACCTCGACCGGCAGGCGCAACCCGTTGGCGGCAATCGACATCTGCAATTCCTGCATGTCTTCCGCATCCAGCACGACACGGTCGCGCACCAGCGCATCCGCATCAATCTCGGCCAGCGGAATCTCCAGCATCACCAGTCCGGCTTCGGTCTTCTGGCGGAAGCTTTCCGCATCGTTACGGTCGCGCGCGGCCCGTTCACGATCCTCTGCCGGACGCGGGTCATAGGAACTGGCCGTCTCCGCCGCGACCTGCGCGATCGGGGCCGCCGTAAAGGCCCGCGAGGAGGTTTCGCGGCGAAACTCGTCTTCCAGACGGCTCAGATCATCAGCACTCGGCGCGATCAGTTTTCTCCGTTTAGCCATGCTCAGCCCTCCTCACTCTGGCCCGCCAGTTCGGCCTCATTCAGCTTCATATCACGCCACCAAGTGCCAAGGATCACCTCCTTCACCTCGGCCCAGGTGCGGTCGAATGTTTCCCGTCCGCGAATATAGGTATCGCGGTTGAAGTCGCGGTAATCGATCTCGTAGATCCCCGAAACCTGCTCGCCCGCCTGCCCGACCATAGCCGTCACTTCTTGACGGTAGGTCGTCATGAAATCCCCGAAATAGGCCTGCACCACATTGGCCAGATCGGTCTGCTGCGCCGCATCGAAACGGGTCACAATCGCCCGCACAGCATCCCATTCGAAGCCGATCTCCGGCAAACCATCCGCCCGCCGCTGACGGTTTTCACCATCCTCGATAGAGGCAAAGGTCGAATAGATCATATCGAAAAACCGGCCCGTAGAGTCGAATTCAAGGAAAGACGCTCCAAGCGGCACCAGCAGAATATCCGCCGCCGCAAGCGCATTGATCGTAAGGTACCCAAGTGCGGGAGGCGTATCGAGAAAGACCAGATCGTAGTCATCCAGAATGCCGCCGTCGCTCAGGGCATTTGACAGGGCATCCCACAGGGGCCAGCTCCGCAGCTGCATCCGCCAGACGGGGACCTGAAATTCGGCCCAATACAGATTGAGCTGCGCCCCGATCAGATCGATATTGGGCCAATGCGTCTTCTGGATAAGGTTTCGCGGCGAAACCTCCAGCGCCTCTTTCAGGGTTTCGTCCAAGGCGTAGGTCGGTTGGCCACCGGCTTCACGGATACGATTTTCGGCTTGTAATGCAGTGGCATAGTCGCGGGCCAGCAGCGGGAAGGCGGTCTGCCATTCATCGGCCACCTGACCGCCCATCACCGAAGTCATCGAGCCTTGGCTATCAAGGTCGATGACCAGCACCTTATAGCCGTCCAGCGCGGCGGACATCGCCAGATGCGCGGCAGTCGTGGTTTTGCCGACGCCGCCCTTGAAATTGGCAACCGCCACGACCTTCGCCGGCAAACCTTCCGGTCGCCACGGTTTATACTGCCGGTTCTGCGCGCCTTCTTCCGCGAAATGCTCGCGCAGGATCAGGATATCTTCCAGCGTGAACCATTTGGAACCGCTGTCCCCGTCGCCCTGTGGCAATTCGGGATTGGCCTTCAGCACACGGCGCAGATGGGCGGGCGCGACAGGAATAAGATATTTACAGATTTCCCAGATCGAAAACTTCCGCAGGCGCTTTTTGCCATCGGGGGCATAGCCGCGCCGCGCCAGATCATCGCGCCCGCGCGAGGCGAAGGCCGCGGCACGGGCGAAACGGGCGGTGTCGATGCTCGCCGAGAGCTTCTCGGCGGCTTCTTCGGGGTCTATATTGAAATACGGGGGCAGATCGGTACGGCTGCCATTTCCAGATTTGCTTGCCATGAAACCTCAGCATGTTCGCTGTTTCTCGCGATATCACGGCAACTATCGCACATGCAGCGCGCAATGGGAATCATCTTGGCCGGAATATTCCTGAAATCGAGGATTTAGAGAACATACGAACGGGTGTTTTGAATCTTTATTGTAATATTTAGAATCTTTACGGCAGAGATTCAGAAATAAAAACATACTGTTAGATGATGTCTGGCACCTATCTACGGGAGGAACGGATACCGGATACGGGGGGCAGGGTACCCGATTCCGGTGGGAAAGGGTCCGATTCTCGGGGATGTGCGCGGTTTTGGCAGATTCCGGTTGCAAATCGGGACTCCGGCTGTGGATAACTGCCCGATTTTGAAAGGTACCGATTCACGGGAGCGGGCCTTCGGGCCGGATTTCTCCTGTAAGCGGGTACCTCAAACCGGCGGGTTTCGCCTTGGGTGCCCGTTTACGGGAGACGAAAGAGGTGCCAGGAAATCTGTTGTCATGGGGTACCTTTTCGGCAAATAATCGGCTAGATCGCAAAGCTTGCGGGCGAATCTCTGCCCGCTTTCACAAGGCATAAAAAAGGCCGGGCAGGATGAACGAGCTGGATGATATCCCTAAGGACCATTTGAGTGGGTCCTTGCGCCGCGGCGCAGTCAAGAAACATGTGGCGGCGATCCATGTGTCGGGCAAGCTGACGCTCTTGCAGCGCAAACTGTCCAATGTATTGCTGCTCAACGCCTATGACACGCTGATCAGCCAGCAGGTGCACCGCATTGACGCGCGCACCCTGTGCCTGATGATCGGCTATAATTCCAACGACATGGACACGCTGAAGCAGTCGTTGCGCGGGCTGGCCGAGACGGTGGCCGAGTGGGATATGCTCGATAGCGAGGGCAAGCAGGAATGGGGTATCAGCTCGCTTCTGTCCTATGCCAAGCTGAAGGGCGGTGTCTGCGAATATGCCTATTCGCCTGCCTTGGCCGAAAAACTGAATGATCCCAAGGTCTTCGCGCTGATCAACCTGAATATCCAGCGCCGGTTCACCTCTGGCCATGCCTTGGCGCTTTACGAGAATTGCTATCGTTTCGTGCGCACGGGATCGACCGGTTGGTGGAGCCTTGATCTGTTCCGGCGGCTGATGGGCGTGGCCGATAGCGATTATTACGAGGTGTTCAAACATCTGAACGCCAAGATCATCAAGCCTGCCGTAGCCGAGGTGAACAAGTCCTCCAACATCATGGTGACGCCGGAATTCAAGAAGATGGGCCGGTCGGTGACCGAGATCCGTTTCCGCATCGGGGAGAACCCGCAGCTGGCGATCCTTGATCTGGATGACGGGGAGGGGCTGCGCAAAAGTCCGGTTTATGCGCGTCTGTTGGCTTTGGGCGTGTCGGACCGGCTGGCGCGGCAATGGATCACCGAACATGGCGAGGACTATGTGCGCCAGAAGGTGGATTACGTGGCGGGGCAGGGGGCTGTGAAGAATGCCATCGGCTATCTGAGTGCCGCGTTGAAGGATGATTACCGGCCCGAACGCTCGGATAAGGTTTCGCCGCGAAACCCCGCCCCCGATCCGGCGCTGGCCGAGCGGGTGAAGCAGTTGACGGTGATCCGCGATCTGGCCGCAAGCCGCACGCCCACCCAGCGCGATGCCGATAAGCGGCTGTTTTTGTCGCGTCTTGAAGGCAGCGAGCGCGATGATTTCGAGCGTCACGGCTGGATGTCGGCGCTGAATGCGGCCGCTATTGCGGCCTTCTGGCGGGAATTGTCGCCCGATGCATTCGAGGTGTGAGATGGACCCTGTTGCCCCGCGCGAGATGCTGGAGGTTGACGATACGTGGCTTGAAAACCCGCATCATCACGCATGGTTACGCGAGGATGCCGAGCGGCAGCTGCGGTTTTTTCTGGCCTCGTTGAAGGGGCGCGGGCGGTTTGCGGTGCTGGACCATGCGGGGCAGCCGATCCCCGGCCCGCAAGAGCTGCACACCACCACGCGGCTGATCCATTCCTATAGTCTGGGCCTGTCGCTGGGCTTTGCCGAGGGCGCCGATATGGTGGATGCCGGTATGGGGTTTGTGTGGCGCGCGCACCGTGACGCCAAGCGCGGCGGGTTTTTCCATGCGGTGCGCTCGGGCGTGGCGGATGGCACGAAGAAGGCCTATGGCCATATGTTCGTGCTGCTGGCGGCGGCTTCGGCCAAGCGGGCAGGGCATCCCGAGGCGGACCGGCTTCTGGCCGATGTGGCCGAGGTGCTGGAGCAGCGTTTCTGGGATGAGGGCGCGGGGCTGTTTGTCGAGGACTGGTCGGAAGACTGGGCGCATCTGGACAAATATCGCGGTATGAATGCCAATATGCATGCCACCGAGGCGCATCTGGCGGCCTATGAGGCCACGGGCGAGGCGCTGTTTCTGGTGCGGGCGGGGCGGCTGATCGATGTGTTTATCCGCCGCATTGCTCCCCGGTATAACTGGCGGATTCCAGAGCATTATTCCGAGCGTTGGGAGGTGGATCGCGGCTATGAGGGCGATCCGGTGTTCCGGCCTGCAGGCACGACGCCCGGACATTCGGTGGAATGGGCGCGGCTGGTCTTGCAATATTGGGATCTGCGCGGGCGGGTCGATGAGGATTTGCCCGAGGCGGCGCGGTGTCTGGTGGAAGAGGCGCTCCGGCTGGCATGGGGGCGCAGGGGCGGTTTTGTCTATACGCTGGATTTCGACGGGCAGGTGGACCGTAACGCCCGCTATTGGTGGCCAGTATGTGAAGGGATCGGGGCGATATCGGCGCTCCTGAAAACGGGTACCTTTGCGGGCGAGGAGTGGTATCGCAGGCTATGGGCCTTTGGGGAGGCGCATCTGGTGGATCAGGCGCGTGGCGGTTGGTATCCGGAACTCGGGGCGGATGATCGGCCCGTGGAGGGGCAGTTCAAGGGCAAGCCCGATATCTATCACGCGCTACAGGCCGATCTGCTCCCCTTGGCCAAGGGGGTCTCGCGGTTGCAGGACGGGCTGGAGGCCCGCCTGAAGGGCTAGGTCTCTTGGATTACAAAGTATATTCAATGTGTTATCTTTAACCTCTGGGGCTTTGTCGCCGTTTTGGGGCATTGTTGCGGTGGGGTGTTTCCCAAGGAGGGGTGCCGGCAGGGGCTTTGCGCCCTATCATGATGTGCAAGCCGCCTTGGGCCGGGCGGCGCAGGCCTCGGGCCGCAGCAATGGAAGGGGAAGACACGCATGAACGACACAAGGGTGATGGTGCTGCGGCCTTTGCGTCCGCAGGCAATGGCACGGCTTGAGGCGGGATATCGGGTGCTGCGTGCCGATCTGGCCACGGATCGCGCGGCGTTTCTGGCGCGCG
Protein-coding sequences here:
- a CDS encoding AGE family epimerase/isomerase → MDPVAPREMLEVDDTWLENPHHHAWLREDAERQLRFFLASLKGRGRFAVLDHAGQPIPGPQELHTTTRLIHSYSLGLSLGFAEGADMVDAGMGFVWRAHRDAKRGGFFHAVRSGVADGTKKAYGHMFVLLAAASAKRAGHPEADRLLADVAEVLEQRFWDEGAGLFVEDWSEDWAHLDKYRGMNANMHATEAHLAAYEATGEALFLVRAGRLIDVFIRRIAPRYNWRIPEHYSERWEVDRGYEGDPVFRPAGTTPGHSVEWARLVLQYWDLRGRVDEDLPEAARCLVEEALRLAWGRRGGFVYTLDFDGQVDRNARYWWPVCEGIGAISALLKTGTFAGEEWYRRLWAFGEAHLVDQARGGWYPELGADDRPVEGQFKGKPDIYHALQADLLPLAKGVSRLQDGLEARLKG
- a CDS encoding ABC transporter ATP-binding protein, with translation MTLLRLHRLTRHYGETPALSAVDLQLAQGEILGLVGASGSGKSTLARIVMALDSPSSGEVHLAGRNLFALPPKALRAARADMQMVFQDPYSSLDPRRKIGTSVAEPLHLRPLPRAERNARIAQALTEVGLAPEDAEKYPHQFSGGQRQRIAIARALILRPKLLVADEPTSALDLAVQAQILDLLRHLRDSHGLAILLVTHNLAVVEALCDRVAVMQAGRIVETGPTAQVLEAPTHPYTQRLMAAELPLTP
- a CDS encoding ABC transporter ATP-binding protein, with the protein product MLHIDNLSIRFGDVCATHRISLSVAKGETLGIVGESGSGKSMLALATIGLLPAKARATGRILFDGTDLLGLPDKALDAYRGARIGMIFQEPMSALNPAMTIGRQITEGMRLSGLSRAAARSHALGLLDRVQIPQSRARSYPHELSGGQRQRVCIAIALARQPDLLIADEPTTALDTTVQADILDLLDSLRREFGLTMLFISHDLGVINRIADRVMVMYRGTHVETGPTAQVLHAPAQDYTKRLIAALPRRQPPRQPQPRRTAAPQSPAS
- a CDS encoding ParB/RepB/Spo0J family partition protein — its product is MAKRRKLIAPSADDLSRLEDEFRRETSSRAFTAAPIAQVAAETASSYDPRPAEDRERAARDRNDAESFRQKTEAGLVMLEIPLAEIDADALVRDRVVLDAEDMQELQMSIAANGLRLPVEVYPLAEDGRGFRYGLLSGYRRLRAVQALQELTDKPQYATIRAVLRDPEAMGGTFAAMIEENEIRANLSHFERGRIAVIASQQGAFINVEAAVDALFPMASKGKRSKIRSFALIFEELGDMLRFPEMMKERDGLKLAAALRGGAEARLRDLLAQREPESAADEAEMVQEALAQLEPVEADPARGGRPKKPAPRAEKAREVRKLTSGVTLRSVPEQSGWSIRIEGGPVDGEMVDALLAKLAYWLESPQ
- a CDS encoding AAA family ATPase, producing the protein MASKSGNGSRTDLPPYFNIDPEEAAEKLSASIDTARFARAAAFASRGRDDLARRGYAPDGKKRLRKFSIWEICKYLIPVAPAHLRRVLKANPELPQGDGDSGSKWFTLEDILILREHFAEEGAQNRQYKPWRPEGLPAKVVAVANFKGGVGKTTTAAHLAMSAALDGYKVLVIDLDSQGSMTSVMGGQVADEWQTAFPLLARDYATALQAENRIREAGGQPTYALDETLKEALEVSPRNLIQKTHWPNIDLIGAQLNLYWAEFQVPVWRMQLRSWPLWDALSNALSDGGILDDYDLVFLDTPPALGYLTINALAAADILLVPLGASFLEFDSTGRFFDMIYSTFASIEDGENRQRRADGLPEIGFEWDAVRAIVTRFDAAQQTDLANVVQAYFGDFMTTYRQEVTAMVGQAGEQVSGIYEIDYRDFNRDTYIRGRETFDRTWAEVKEVILGTWWRDMKLNEAELAGQSEEG
- a CDS encoding replication initiation protein translates to MNELDDIPKDHLSGSLRRGAVKKHVAAIHVSGKLTLLQRKLSNVLLLNAYDTLISQQVHRIDARTLCLMIGYNSNDMDTLKQSLRGLAETVAEWDMLDSEGKQEWGISSLLSYAKLKGGVCEYAYSPALAEKLNDPKVFALINLNIQRRFTSGHALALYENCYRFVRTGSTGWWSLDLFRRLMGVADSDYYEVFKHLNAKIIKPAVAEVNKSSNIMVTPEFKKMGRSVTEIRFRIGENPQLAILDLDDGEGLRKSPVYARLLALGVSDRLARQWITEHGEDYVRQKVDYVAGQGAVKNAIGYLSAALKDDYRPERSDKVSPRNPAPDPALAERVKQLTVIRDLAASRTPTQRDADKRLFLSRLEGSERDDFERHGWMSALNAAAIAAFWRELSPDAFEV